Within the Rosa rugosa chromosome 2, drRosRugo1.1, whole genome shotgun sequence genome, the region TCATAAGGAACAAAGTTTTCGAGATCAGAAAGAATAAGAAGTTGTAAACATATGGTTTACAGAGATGAAAAAATTGATCGATCTGGGTAGAAAGATAAAGGTAGATAACATGGTAAACGAAATAAACTGATTTTATGAAAGCTAAATTTTACCAAGATTCTGCTGATGTTGATTGCGATGGATAAGCCTGATATCAGCGAACAGTGGGTGTTGACCTTTATGGAGGTCGAGGCCGGGATCGGGATCGGAATCGGGACCGTCAAGCAGTGGCTGACGATTGACGGCGAGGGACTTTCTTCGAATCGCGGCGGGCCGTGCGGACGGATAGAGTCTTCTTCCGAAACGCAGGTCTTCTTCCGAAACGCaggtcttcttcctctctctgtctctctttcgCTCTCTCTGGATCGttcttctctatctctctggaTCGGTTCTCTATCTGCAGATCTAGGGTACTGGCTAGGGTGAATGGCCGATTGTAATTGAAAGGAAAAGGAGGACAAAATCGTCTTTTCACTATCGGCTCGAGCCGAGCCGGTACTGTTACTAAGCCGATTATGAACAGTGAATCCTTTAATATATAGTATAATTTTCTTCTtaatcaaaaaaacaaaaaattcaggAAAATTAGATGGCTCCACTAAGTTTGATTGGGCCTCCATATCCGCCACCGGCCCTCCCACTTTTCTAGGGAGAGGAAAGTGAAATTAGAGTCGGTACGACTCCCAAAAACAAATATCAACCTAATCAGTATAGTTATGAAGTATCTAAAACTATCTTTTTTGAATCAAGCATCTGGGGaagaaataatatattcattaCAAGTCAGAATAGGCGGTCACATATCCTTCCattgtcatttaaggacataaacagacaagaagatagtggtagtatccgcagtggtacatagaaatagacataCTCAGTATACATTATACCAATGAAGTTATTTATCTAAAACTATCCGTAACAGTTAATTCAATTTTATGATGACCAACTCTTTTAATTATATTTGGTACTGTGAATGACTTTTGAATTTctaattttattaatttctcGTAGATCCGATTTGATTTTTATTATAACACTACGAAATGAAGGATCTTAAGAAAGTAATAACAAAGTACAAACATGTTTGTCCGGACTCAACTGAACGGTCCTAGACACAAGCAACAATCCGATTAAATAAACACATGCGTGGACCATTTGATATACACTAAACATTAATCAGTGTACGTACGTAGGTTCCTTTCACCAGTATCTTAAGTATTGCAGAAGGATGAAATGATACAACTCCGACAAAAAGTGAGCCAATagccatcaaagacttgatgaAATAAATTGGCAAGCAATCTTATTCATATTATAGCAATATAACTATATCCTTTGTTGAAGGGTCGCATTCGAATTATATACCTAGCTAGGCAATGGAAACTTATGAGTTGAGAAATGAAATCAAGAAATTCTTGAGGTTGAGTGACTTGAAGTGTTCAGCTTTTCTCTCGTTGGCTGAAAAGAATCAATATTTTGCTAGGTTGCTTATCAAGATGATAGATAAAATCTAGGGGTTAAACGACATGAGGAGACCAGAATAAAAGGGTCATGGACATGCCCACACATCTGAATATTGAGAAACAATATTCTTATAGGTAACCATCGATCTTCCGAAATGGTTTAACCACAAAAATCAGCTAGCTAGCCAGCTCTATCTACCCTGTACAGATAATATTGTTGGGCATTGAAATTCAAATGTACGTGTATCTACTTTTCTGTTTTGCAGGAATAGCATGAATCATTGTCCTTATTTTTAGGCTTAAATGCGGGAATAGTGGATTAATGACATCGAAATAATACTGTTCGGCATAGATATCCGAATAaaaggagagaaagaaaagaatgaatAAGTGAGACGGTGTTCGGCCTCTTCTTAACATATCGAAAACATTTCTTTGATTTAACCCAACTTGTGAATGAATCCAAAGAAATAGAGCATCTAAGTTTTAGTTTAAGAGCCACACTCAACCAAGACTTCAGTACTCCATCACTATAAGATTTAGTTTTACCACAGAGCAAGACACTCCAGTTTAGACTTCCCTTGCTTGATCTCTCTCTATCTAGCCCTGAGTTTTTAGCACTCTTTTCTACAATGGAGTCGGCGAGCATACTCCGATATCTGGAGGGCAAGACCATCTTAGTTACCGGAGGTACCGGCTTCCTTGGAATGGGTAAGTACTCTTTCTCTCTGTCGCTCTCTTAATAGTAATTAGCTTAATTTGTGCATGGATGAAGTAGTATAGTAAACTTGGCCTGATGAGGGACATAATAAGCAAAGATTTGAATCTGCAAGCTGTAAATGTCGGCAGCTGGGTTTAATAAACATGTCCTACTTCATTTTAGTATTGATTAAAACGTCCGAACGCGCTTACGGCTGTCATCAAGATTGGTTCTAATATGCCGTCGAAACTTTTCGAAGAAACCATCCAAAATCGACCAAACAGTACTTCCCTCTCTACACTCCCAATTTATATTCTTGATTTAATATGGGAAGGGATAGCATAATATTATATCTACGTAATAAGATAATTCTGACTGCGCTTCCTTGGAATGGtagtatgtatgtgtgtgtgtgtgtgtgtgtgcagtAAGACAATTTTGGTTACTGGAGCCACTGGCTTCCTTTGGAtgggcctctctctctctgcacaaTAAGACAATTTTGATTACTTTCTTTTTTGGTCAAACAATTTTTATAACTGGAGCCACTGGCTTCCTTGGAATGCGTCTCTCTCTCATGATAataagcaatttttttttgtttttgttttttggtctgaaatgaCAATAAGCAAGTTAACTTGTGGATGAACGCAGTGTTTCTGGAGAAAATACTCAGAGTTCAACCAGATGTGAAAAAGATCTACCTCCTTTTAAGATCCTCCGACGCCAAGTCAGCCACAAAGCGCATGAACAATGAGGTTTTAATAACTACTCAAAGAACAATTACACTTTCGTTTTCATGTCACTTTGTAGTGACGGTAATTAGTTATTTTCAATTTACTGACTGGCCCTGTTTGCAATATGGATTATAAAGATCATAGGGAAGGAGTTGTTCAGAGTTTTGAGGGAGAAATGCGGCGCAGATTTTGAATCCTTCATTTCAGAAAAAGTTGTTGCTTTGCCAGGAGACGTCTCTTCTGAAAACCTCGGAATCAAAGAATTGAAACAGAGGGAGCAAATGTGCAGTGAAATAGAAATCGTATTTAACTGTGCAGCCACCACAAACTTTGACGAAAGGTAACACCAATTTAGTGTGGAAGAGCCTTGTATATaaccccacacacacacacacacacacacacatatatatatatagggaggttctagttggacctttAAATTTGATCTTTGGACCTCCATCTTTTTTTAGTTATCAATAGattttgtcaactcatatgaaaatacaaataaggacaaagagagaaaagagggaaaaaaaaaataatcttcTTACCTTTCCTATTAATAtaacattcattttttttttttgaaattcattatattacctatataactttataatttacctaaaacaattaagtaaagataattaatttctatacatggcctcaTTATTTaacacaaaagtaaattcaaaacaatctgaatttgaaatttccttaaactaaatttattgaatATTTTGGTGTAGTTATTAATAATTAAGATCCAAGtttttaattagatttaatcgatgtataaatatattttttatttgagaACCAAAGTCTTTTCTAGAACCATCCATattgcaaaaaaaaacaaaaaaaaaattatgatctGGATTAATAGAAAAATCTTTGTAATTGTCTACTTGTTCGGAttctccaaaaatcactttCTGATTCTGTCACTGAAAGTATACAAAAAATGTAGCCAGCTTACTCACAAAATTCTTCATGAATGAATTGATAgagacaagaaaaaaaaaattgttgaagatacatatttaattaattgtttaagggtgttttggtaaaattaaggaggtgtaCTTAGTTTTTTAAGTATTTAGAAAAGTGAATTGGAGGTTTAATAAGTAGGAGAGgttcaaatatcaaatttagaggtccaactagaacctctctattatatatataccctaaaatgagtggttgtgattattaaaatacaccctaaaataaaaacatcctcactttaagagtttaaggacttcctctatatatatatatatatgtgtgtgtgtgtgtgtgtgtgtgtgtgtgtagggcTCTTCCACACTAAGGGccctctatatatgtgtgtgtgtgtgtgtgtgtagggcTCTTCCACACTAAgggccctctatatatatgtgtgtgggtgtgtgtgtgtgtgtgactcTTCTAGTGcgagatcctttttttttgccAATTTAAGGGATAGTTTATTAGACAAAATTTTCGGTCACATATTAggatcttgaccgttcagtttttagtttcctatgagtagatcaattctgcaaattttcaacaaaATTGATAATCATTTGCGTATTCATAATAGTGATTTActaattatgaacacgaacggttcaggttggacagatttggttcgtccattgactTAATCTAGTTCGAACCTTAACGGTCACcaattttgctgaaaatttgcagaagtgatataTTCATGTAAACCTACAAACTAAACGGTGGAGATGTTGATATGTGACTAAAGAGTTTGTCTAATAATCGATCCCTCAAATTAGCCAAGAAAAGAGATACCTTAGTGGAATATTGGCCATTAATGGccctcacacacacacacataattaAATCAGTGATCCATATCTAGGTTCCATTGTAAACCTAATTGATTACTTCCAATTACGTAAATTAATAGTTCAATCTGCAGTCTAGGGCATTAATTATATCTACTCTTAATTAACATCTTACAACTTAATTAACATCTTACTTTGTTTATGTAGGTATGATATCGCCCTGGACGTCAACACATTTGGAGTGCTGCATGCGATGAACTTTGCAAAGAAATGCTTAAAACTAGAGATGTTTCTCCACGTATCAACTGGTTGGTTTGGTTTATTCTTTTATGTCATTTTAAATAAGTTGTGCTTACATCatatagacaaaaaaaaaattataagatGTTGTGATCTAGTAATCTAACACTTCATTATCTTAATTGTTTTTTCATGTTTTATGTAAAGGTTAGGTAAGAATTTATATATTGTTGTCAAAATACTATATCCAAGTCAATTTGGACACTTATCTAAGTCTGTTATACATATACATCTCACATTGTAGTTCATATTCTAGGAAAATTCTAATGGTGATAtttagaagaaagaaaaacgaCTCTGATTAGTACGTACTTAATCTAAGAGATAATAAACAGTTAAGATGGATGTTGTATCCGAACTGATTGAACAAGAGTATTGTCCAAACCTTTTTCTAGCGAGGACAGCAAAGCTTATATTGTTTTGGAAAAAAAGGAACATGCAGAGAACTAAATAGAACTACGTCCATAAAAAATATCGATTAGATTTTCAGTATTCTTCTAAGTTTCATCGTTATTCATTATTACCTCAGTCTTTTAGTGTTAGTGTGTATGGAATTCCTTTACTGATCAATGGTAATATTGTTTCCAGCTTATGTATGTGGCGAGAGGGGTGGACACTTACTGGAAGACTCATCTTCGATGGATGAAATGGTGAAGGAGATGACTAAATTTGATTTTGAAGCAGTGGAAAAGAAACTGGTGAAGGAGAAATTGAATGAACTAAAAGCACAAGATGCTTCACAAGAAGTTATTACAAACACAATGAAGGATTTCGGCATTGAAAGGTTTTTCAGCATCCATAATTTAACTCTCTAAAAACTAATCTCACCTAATCTCTTTTGtattaatataataataatTGTTAGGACTTCTCTAATTGTTGTTGCTtttgcttttaaaaaaaattattagggctAAAGTGTATGGATGGCCAAACACTTATGTATTTACGAAAGCGATGGGAGAAATATTTCTCGGACGCTTAAAAGAAAATCTACCTCTTGTCATTATACGTCCAACAGTGGTTACTAGTACTTACAAGGAACCATTTCCAGGTTGGATTCAAGGATTCAGGTAATTAATAAGCTACATAGAAAATGGCATTtccagtctcttttcttgcaaaCTAGACCTCTATCTTCTTTTtgtcatgcatatatatatccaTTGGAAAAACAGTCATGtaagaagaaaaaggagaatGTAGTTTGCAAAAATAAGAGTGTCAATTTCATTCCACAGTAATTAAGTGTGATCAATTTATTGCAATCATTTTGTCATTTTGACTAGCTCATGTGTGGTATATACTCAATGTCGATGTTTTACAGAACCATTGATAGCGTAATTGCTAGTTATTATAAAGGGAAGCTCCCATGCTTACTCGTCGATCCGATGATAGTATTTGATATGGTGAGTTTtccaaataaacaatttaaaaattATTATCGACCAGAgtgtaatttttttcttttgtctatGAGGTAGCcatcatatatatctatatatatatatatgatggtCTCTTTGTATGTAAAACCTAAAGGGAACGGTTAAATTTGAAAATGTGCAGATTCCGGTGGACATGGTGGTGAATTCGATAATTGCAGCAATGGCAGTGAATGCAAATAAATATTCTGGCATCATATATCATGTAGGAACCTCACTGAGAAATCCTATAAAATTTTGTGATATTTATGATATCGTGTTCAAATACTGCACTGAGAATCCATGGATTAACAAGGATGGAACCATTGTTAAGGCTGGCAAGTTTACAATGTTCAGGACTATGGCTAGCTTTCACATGTACATGCAAATTCGCTACATGCTACCTTTGCAGGTTTGTTTGTTCCCCTTCCTCTTCTTGATGGGAACTAGAGAGAGTAAAACGAAAGTAATAACTGACCTACAATGATAGTCAATAATGTCACTTTACAAAGTTATTCTGCACATTAATGACTTACAttcgcacaaaaaaaaaatggaagaaaagtTCAGAATGGTTTTCTACAGGGAGCAATAATAACATTTTCACATATAAAGGAATATAATAGGATTAACAACTGTGAATCACTATCTATGCGCAAATTGCATTTAGAGGGTAATAGCAGTCTTGAGATTATGTCGCTTCaattcttattttatttgttaCTCATTTGAAGGGATTAAGGTTGGTGAATATGACATTTGGCCAATATTTTCAAGAATTGTATGTGAACTATGATCGTAAACTCAGATTGGTGATGCGCTTGGTAGAGCTATACAAACCTTACATGTTTTTCAAGGGCATGTACGTATTCTTTATTCAATTTAATTCCTTGATTGATTAAACAATGTTGAATTTTTCAATTTACTCACAATGTACTACATGTTCTACTTGCAGTTTTGACGACACCAATTCAGAGGAATTACAAAGGATAACAATTGAGAGTTACAAAGATGCAGAAATGTTCAAGTTTGATCCCAAATGCATTGATTGGGAAGACTACATTTCGAAAACTCATGTTCCTGGCCTTCGAAAACATGTTATGCTCAACAAATAATTTGGGAGAATCATATTATTACGTACTAGTAAGAGTGTCTGAACATTTAATTTGTATTGTTGTCTACTCAACTTTTTACGTGATGAAGTCCGTGAGTAATTGTAATTGTATGGTCATATGTATTTGGCTACTTGAGGACAACAGATGTGGCCAATGTTTGAGTTCTAGTAATTATTAATAATGTAGCTCATCTGAGCTTGCATCAAGATATTTGCCTTTTAATGATCTAGCCTATCTTGACgatgtggtgttagctcagttgTTAGAGCGCCCACTACCTATGATCcaggtcctgggttcgagtcaccatgggggtaggagtgaaatcatttgatcctctttaaaaaaaaaaaaaaaaaaaaaaaaatctagccTATCTTCCAATAACAAGTACTCTCACATAAAATAATTTTCTCaactttccaaaaaaaaatagattGAGTTGAAAAGGTATGGTCATCCAGAGTTGAAAAGGTATGGTCATCCATTATTCAATTTAAATTCAGCACAGTACAATAACGATACACCCATAAGGGCGCACAATATACTACCTAGCACATTCCTAAATGATACACAGCATAtccctagcacacccacctttaAGATTACGCCCATTATAAATAGAACTCTgaaaatgaataaaataaaacacCAGAGCTTTTGTATCTTTTACGATCTCTTCActcaaaaagggaaaaaaagagCCCTATCATCCTTttgggaaggaaaaaaaaaaaaaaaagagga harbors:
- the LOC133732036 gene encoding fatty acyl-CoA reductase 3-like, whose translation is MESASILRYLEGKTILVTGGTGFLGMVFLEKILRVQPDVKKIYLLLRSSDAKSATKRMNNEIIGKELFRVLREKCGADFESFISEKVVALPGDVSSENLGIKELKQREQMCSEIEIVFNCAATTNFDERYDIALDVNTFGVLHAMNFAKKCLKLEMFLHVSTAYVCGERGGHLLEDSSSMDEMVKEMTKFDFEAVEKKLVKEKLNELKAQDASQEVITNTMKDFGIERAKVYGWPNTYVFTKAMGEIFLGRLKENLPLVIIRPTVVTSTYKEPFPGWIQGFRTIDSVIASYYKGKLPCLLVDPMIVFDMIPVDMVVNSIIAAMAVNANKYSGIIYHVGTSLRNPIKFCDIYDIVFKYCTENPWINKDGTIVKAGKFTMFRTMASFHMYMQIRYMLPLQGLRLVNMTFGQYFQELYVNYDRKLRLVMRLVELYKPYMFFKGIFDDTNSEELQRITIESYKDAEMFKFDPKCIDWEDYISKTHVPGLRKHVMLNK